A segment of the Desulfobacterales bacterium genome:
CCGATATGTCCATAAAAATTATTACCTTCCGATTCCCTGTAAAATGGAATCATTGATCTTGAAAAATATAGAGCTTTTCCTGATTTAGAAAAAACTACCTTTACTAAGTTAGGATTTTCAGCTTCATTTTTACTTATTTTTCGTGCCAGAGTTGACACTTTAGTTTCTTCATTTTTAAATGGAGATATAAGCTGATTTAACATTTCAGGGTTAAGAGCGGGCTCATCTCCTTGAATATTTATGATAACAGAACTTAACGGGAGCTTTAAAATTTCGGCTGCTTCTAAAATTCTGTCAGTTCCTGAAGGATGTTCTTTTTTAGTCATAACTACAGGGACGCTAAATTTATTTGCGGCATCAAAGATTCTTTCATCATCTGTGGCGAGAATGATTTTTTTTATATCTTTACATTGGGAAGAACAATGGTAAACATGCCAAAACATGGGCTTACCAAGTATATCAGCAAGAGGCTTGCCCTCAAATCGAGTAGATGCGTAGCGAGCCGGAATTATACCGTAAATTTCTGGGGTTAAATTCATATATTTACTCTTTTTTTTAGGAATAAATTTTAATTTTATTTTTATTTTGTTGACTTTGTTTGTCTCATTTATAAAAAATAAAGTCAAATTAAAATAGTTTAACAATTTTTTAAGGAGATAAAAGCATGGACGAAGTTATACTTTCTATAGATTGCGGAACTCAGAGTCTTAGAACCCTTATTTTTAGCATAAAAGGAGAGCTTATAGATAAAGTTCAGATGAATTACACTCCTTATTTTAGTCCAAAGCCTGGATGGGCAGAGCAAGATCCTGAAGTATTCTGGCAAAGCCTTTGTAAAGGATGCAAAGAATTAAAACAAAAGCATAGTGACTTATTCGGGAAAATAATAGGAGTAGGGGTTACAACTCAAAGAAATACAATGGTGAATGTCGATAAGCATGGAATCCCTCTAAGACCTGCTATAACCTGGCTTGATCAAAGAAAAGCAAAAAAAGTATATACTCCCAATCCATTTATTAATTCTGCACTTTTTCTTGTTGGTATGAGTGAAGCCATCATAAAAACACAAACTGACGGCAAATGTAATTGGATAAAGCAAAATCAGCCTGAAATTTGGGAAAAAACTTATAAATATTTGCAAGTTTCAGGATTTTTGAATTATAGATTAACTGGAAATTTTGCGGATTCAATTGCATCTCAAATCGGTCATATCCCTTTCAATTACAAAAAAATGAAATGGGCGGATGCATGGGATTTAGGCAGAAAACTTTTTCCTATCGAAAAAGATAAGCTTCCAGATCTTGTGACTCCAGGAGAAGTTATCGGAAAAATTTCCAATAAAGCTTCAGAAGAAACAGGTATTTTAGCTGGAACTCCTGTTATTGCATGCGGATCCGATAAAGGCTGCGAAACAATAGGCATGGGAGTAAGCGATGAAAAAATGGTAAGTCTAAGTTTTGGAACTACTGCTACAATTCAGACAACTTCAAAAAAATATTTTGAAGCTTTACGTTTTATGCCACCTTATCCAGCTCCTATTCCTGGACACTATAACCCTGAAGTCGAAATTTTAAGGGGTTTTTGGATGATTACTTGGTTTAAAAACGAATTTGCACATAAAGAAATTCTCGAAGCAAAAGAAAAAGGAACTTTACCGGAAA
Coding sequences within it:
- the kdsB gene encoding 3-deoxy-manno-octulosonate cytidylyltransferase; this translates as MNLTPEIYGIIPARYASTRFEGKPLADILGKPMFWHVYHCSSQCKDIKKIILATDDERIFDAANKFSVPVVMTKKEHPSGTDRILEAAEILKLPLSSVIINIQGDEPALNPEMLNQLISPFKNEETKVSTLARKISKNEAENPNLVKVVFSKSGKALYFSRSMIPFYRESEGNNFYGHIGLYAFRMEYLKKFTELGESSLEKAEKLEQLRLLENDIPITVVITSHISIGVDKPEDLIKVTKILQAR
- a CDS encoding FGGY-family carbohydrate kinase, whose translation is MDEVILSIDCGTQSLRTLIFSIKGELIDKVQMNYTPYFSPKPGWAEQDPEVFWQSLCKGCKELKQKHSDLFGKIIGVGVTTQRNTMVNVDKHGIPLRPAITWLDQRKAKKVYTPNPFINSALFLVGMSEAIIKTQTDGKCNWIKQNQPEIWEKTYKYLQVSGFLNYRLTGNFADSIASQIGHIPFNYKKMKWADAWDLGRKLFPIEKDKLPDLVTPGEVIGKISNKASEETGILAGTPVIACGSDKGCETIGMGVSDEKMVSLSFGTTATIQTTSKKYFEALRFMPPYPAPIPGHYNPEVEILRGFWMITWFKNEFAHKEILEAKEKGTLPEIILNTLLQRIPAGSMGLIVQPYWSPGLKHLSAKGSIIGFGDVHTKAHIYKAIIEGLCYGLFDGLKKIEKSGKTIVEKAAVSGGASQSDEICQICSDVFNLPIVRGKTYETSGVGSAIITAVGCKAYPSFEKAIDNMVKYDRTFMPNAENVKIYHSLFNNVYQAMYDVLEPLYVQIREITGYPEAYN